The following coding sequences are from one Triticum dicoccoides isolate Atlit2015 ecotype Zavitan chromosome 4A, WEW_v2.0, whole genome shotgun sequence window:
- the LOC119284986 gene encoding alpha,alpha-trehalose-phosphate synthase [UDP-forming] 6-like codes for MVSSSYSNLLDLATGAADQGPAPAALGALRRRLPSVVTTPGLMEDSPASPSTPSPAPRPRTIVVANHLPIRAHRPASPEEPWTFSWDEDSLLRHLQKSSSSPSMEFIYIGCLREDVPVPEQDAVAQALLDSYNCVPAFLPADTAARYYHGFCKQHLWPLFHYMLPLSPDLGGRFDRLLWQAYVSANKVFADKVLEVINPDDDFVWVHDYHLMVLPTFLRKRFNRIKLGFFLHSPFPSSEIYKTLPVREELLRALLNSDLIGFHTFDYARHFLSCCGRMLGLPYESKRGHICLEYYGRTVSIKILPVGVYMEQLNAVLALPETEAKVAELMETYTGNGRVVMLGVDDMDIFKGISLKLLAMEELLGQHPEWRGRLVLVQVANPARGRGKDVVGVQEETYAMVKRINEAYGAPGYEPVVLIDQPLQFYERVAYYVIAEVCLVTAVRDGMNLIPYEYVASRQGNDRLDRILRLCKPEEKKSMLVVSEFIGCSPSLSGAIRVNPWNIEAVADAMECALVLPEKEKNLRHDKHYRYVEKHDVGYWANSFLQDLERTCKDHSNRRCWGIGFGLRFRVVSLDLSFRKLAMEHIVQAYRRSKTRAILLDYDGTLMPQAINKSPTAKSVQILNSLCQDQRNAVFLCSGFKRCTLDEWFPAENLGMAAEHGYFMRLKRDAEWETCIPPADCSWMQIAKPVMELYTETTDGSIIEERDTVLVWNYEDADPDFGSCQAKELVDHLESVLTNEPVSVKSTVHSVEAKPQGVSKGLVARRMLAALQERGMCPDFVLCIGDDRSDEDMFQFITSASCADSFASTAEVFACTVGRKPSKAKYYLDDTAEVVRLMQGLAYVSEELALENPALGEEDPEDLWCVGELQ; via the exons ATGGTGTCGAGCTCCTACTCCAACCTGCTGGACCTGGCGACCGGCGCGGCGGACCAGGGGCCGGCGCCGGCCGCGCTGGGCGCGCTGCGGCGGCGGCTCCCGAGCGTGGTCACCACGCCGGGGCTCATGGAGGACTCCCCGGCGTCGCCCTCCACGCCGTCCCCGGCGCCGCGCCCGCGCACCATCGTCGTCGCCAACCACCTCCCGATCCGGGCCCACCGCCCGGCCTCGCCGGAGGAGCCCTGGACCTTCTCCTGGGACGAGGACTCGCTGCTCCGCCACCTGCAGAagagctcctcctccccctccatgGAGTTCATCTACATCGGCTGCCTCCGCGAGGACGTCCCCGTCCCCGAGCAGGACGCCGTGGCGCAGGCGCTCCTCGACTCCTACAACTGCGTGCCGGCCTTCCTCCCCGCCGACACCGCCGCGCGCTACTACCACGGCTTCTGCAAGCAGCACCTCTGGCCGCTCTTCCACTACATGCTGCCGCTGTCCCCGGACCTCGGCGGCCGCTTCGACCGCCTTCTCTGGCAGGCCTACGTCTCCGCCAACAAGGTGTTCGCCGACAAGGTGCTGGAGGTGATCAACCCGGACGACGACTTCGTGTGGGTGCACGACTACCACCTCATGGTGCTCCCCACCTTCCTCCGCAAGCGCTTCAACCGCATCAAGCTCGGCTTCTTCCTCCACTCGCCCTTCCCCTCCTCCGAGATCTACAAGACGCTGCCCGTCCGggaggagctcctccgcgcgctcctCAACTCCGACCTCATCGGCTTCCACACCTTCGACTACGCCCGCCACTTCCTCTCCTGCTGCGGCCGGATGCTCGGCCTCCCCTACGAGTCCAAGCGGGGACACATTTGCCTCGAGTACTACGGCCGCACCGTCAGCATCAAGATCCTGCCCGTCGGGGTCTACATGGAGCAGCTCAACGCGGTGCTCGCCTTGCCGGAGACCGAGGCCAAGGTCGCCGAGCTCATGGAGACCTACACCGGCAACGGCAGGGTCGTCATGCTCGGCGTCGACGACATGGACATATTCAAGGGGATCAGCCTCAAGCTGCTCGCCATGGAGGAGCTGCTGGGGCAGCACCCCGAGTGGCGGGGCAGGCTGGTGCTGGTGCAGGTCGCCAACCCGGCGAGGGGCCGGGGGAAGGACGTCGTCGGCGTGCAGGAGGAGACCTATGCCATGGTGAAGAGGATCAACGAGGCGTATGGCGCGCCGGGGTACGAGCCGGTGGTGCTGATTGACCAGCCACTGCAGTTCTACGAGCGCGTCGCCTACTACGTCATTGCAGAGGTGTGCCTGGTGACCGCGGTCCGGGACGGCATGAACTTGATCCCCTATGAGTACGTCGCCTCCCGGCAAGGCAACGACAGGCTTGACAGAATACTGCGGCTGTGCAAGCCAGAGGAGAAGAAGAGCATGCTGGTGGTGTCCGAGTTCATCGGGTGCTCCCCGTCACTCAGCGGTGCCATAAGGGTGAACCCATGGAACATCGAGGCCGTGGCCGACGCCATGGAGTGCGCCCTTGTGCTGCCCGAGAAGGAGAAGAATCTGCGGCACGACAAGCACTACCGCTACGTGGAGAAGCACGACGTCGGCTACTGGGCCAACAGCTTCCTCCAGGACCTTGAGAGGACCTGCAAGGATCACTCGAACCGACGATGCTGGGGAATCGGCTTCGGCCTCCGGTTCAGGGTGGTCTCGCTTGACCTGAGCTTCAGGAAGCTCGCAATGGAGCACATTGTTCAGGCGTACAGGAGGTCGAAGACGCGCGCCATTCTGCTGGACTACGACGGAACGCTGATGCCGCAGGCGATCAACAAGAGCCCCACTGCGAAATCGGTCCAGATACTCAATAGCTTGTGCCAGGACCAGAGGAATGCGGTGTTCCTTTGCAGCGGCTTCAAACGCTGCACGCTCGACGAGTGGTTCCCTGCCGAGAACCTTGGCATGGCAGCTGAGCATGGCTACTTCATGAG GCTGAAGAGGGACGCAGAATGGGAGACCTGCATCCCACCCGCGGACTGCAGCTGGATGCAGATTGCAAAGCCGGTCATGGAGCTCTACACCGAGACGACGGACGGTTCGATAATCGAGGAGAGGGACACGGTGCTCGTCTGGAACTACGAGGACGCGGACCCCGACTTCGGGTCATGCCAGGCCAAGGAGCTCGTCGACCACCTCGAGAGCGTGCTCACCAACGAGCCGGTGTCCGTGAAGAGCACCGTGCACTCCGTCGAAGCTAAACCACAG GGCGTGAGCAAGGGCCTGGTGGCGCGGCGCATGCTGGCGGCGCTGCAGGAGCGTGGCATGTGCCCGGACTTCGTGCTCTGCATCGGGGACGACCGCTCCGACGAGGACATGTTCCAGTTCATCACCAGCGCCTCCTGCGCCGACTCGTTCGCGTCCACGGCGGAGGTGTTCGCCTGCACCGTCGGCCGCAAGCCGAGCAAGGCCAAGTACTACCTCGACGACACGGCGGAGGTGGTGAGGCTGATGCAGGGGCTGGCGTACGTCTCAGAGGAGCTCGCACTGGAGAACCCCGCGCTGGGAGAGGAGGACCCCGAGGACCTGTGGTGCGTCGGCGAGCTGCAGTAG